A single window of Grus americana isolate bGruAme1 chromosome 10, bGruAme1.mat, whole genome shotgun sequence DNA harbors:
- the PYGO1 gene encoding pygopus homolog 1: MSAEQEKDPIALKRSRGGDSGLDGLGGPGVQLGSPDKKKRKANAQGSSFPPPSEYAPPPNPSSDHLVAANPFDDNYNTVSYKQLPSGNPYFSNPGYPGFGGYNTFRMPPHMLPRVSSPYGGSYSLRNQPHPLPQNPVGMGFSRPHSFSFGPHDNPGFGNQPPYSSGQINQNVNMPGQHFRPNTGENFGHSGQIPHPDMPSNFGPGNNPNFPNSQLESNHSFVPPPNTYNQTKSSAQKQDFSQSASKASSQNTAAHQHHHRTEDIVSQGNSDLKNVTRNNVVNQDNSHSNSADNTNAGHSNGTQSKSRQPRGTAEGCNSEKSSKTPLHPSRHGHSSSEPVYPCGICTHEVNDDQDAILCEASCQKWFHRICTGMTESAYGLLTAEASAVWGCDTCMADKDVQLMRTRETAGPPALNTDG; the protein is encoded by the exons GTGGTGACAGTGGATTGGATGGGTTAGGAGGACCAGGAGTACAACTTGGAAGCCCTGATAAGAAAAAGCGCAAAGCAAATGCACAG ggaTCATCATTTCCTCCTCCATCTGAATATGCTCCACCGCCGAATCCAAGCTCTGACCACCTTGTAGCTGCAAATCCATTTGATGACAACTATAATACTGTGTCTTATAAACAACTTCCTTCAGGAAATCCGTATTTTAGTAACCCTGGTTATCCTGGCTTTGGAGGCTATAACACTTTCAGAATGCCACCTCATATGCTGCCCAGAGTGTCCTCGCCATATGGTGGTTCTTACTCCCTCAGAAACCAACCACATCCCCTTCCTCAAAACCCCGTGGGAATGGGTTTTAGTCGACCCCACTCTTTCAGCTTCGGTCCACATGATAACCCAGGTTTTGGGAATCAACCACCTTATAGTAGTGGTCAGATAAATCAAAATGTCAATATGCCTGGTCAGCATTTCAGACCAAATACTGGTGAGAACTTTGGCCATTCTGGTCAGATACCTCACCCTGACATGCCATCTAACTTTGGTCCTGGAAACAATCCAAATTTCCCAAATTCTCAGCTAGAGTCAAACCATTCTTTTGTTCCTCCACCAAACACGTACAACCAGACAAAATCATCAGCACAAAAGCAAGACTTTAGTCAAAGTGCAAGCAAAGCATCCAGCCAGAACACTGCTGCTCATCAGCATCATCACAGGACAGAGGACATTGTGAGTCAAGGTAACAGTGACCTAAAAAACGTCACTCGAAACAATGTGGTAAATCAGGATAATAGCCATTCTAATAGTGCTGATAACACTAATGCTGGCCATTCAAATGGGACTCAGAGCAAGTCCCGCCAGCCTCGAGGTACTGCTGAAGGATGCAACTCTgaaaagagcagcaaaacaCCCCTTCATCCGAGTCGTCATGGTCACTCGTCCTCTGAACCCGTCTATCCATGTGGGATTTGTACACATGAAGTTAATGATGACCAGGATGCCATTCTGTGTGAAGCCTCTTGTCAAAAATGGTTTCATCGGATCTGTACAGGCATGACTGAGTCAGCTTATGGCCTTCTTACAGCAGAAGCATCGGCAGTATGGGGTTGTGATACTTGCATGGCTGACAAAGATGTCCAGTTAATGCGTACAAGAGAGACTGCAGGACCACCTGCATTGAATACGGATGGCTAA
- the DNAAF4 gene encoding dynein axonemal assembly factor 4, with translation MPVWLREYSWRQTGSAVYLSLPLRGVRVTPANIFCTDQYLKVSVPPFLFEAILYAPIDDTNSTAKIGNGIIFFTLHKKEVAMWDSLTLANADKEKLQYLRENAVLKAHEKAKEETEAKKVTKQEHKKYALEATMKLEEAERKRIENLKEKERQKVTKELELWKKQQKDAEKQKRVQKEGELYQEVEQSKEKKKEKMNKTRIPNEGTSKMGLKPTKGHGSYSMFSENLKEEQLPAPRSAATIKINFTSRVFPTALRESRIAEEEEWLRKQAEAQRTISADLSELEDLKEEEKNPDWLKDKGNKMFATGNYLAAVNAYNLAVRLNNKLPLLYLNRAACHLKLRNLHKAIEDSSKALELLTPPVPDNENARVKAYVRRGTAFCQLELYTEGLQDYEAALKIDPKNETIEKDAVKIRHLIQGTTQDS, from the exons ATGCCGGTGTGGCTGCGGGAGTACAGCTGGCGGCAGACCGGCTCCGCCGTGTACCTCTCGCTGCCGTTGCGCGGCGTTCGAGTCACCCCCGCCAACATCTTCTGCACTGACCAGTACTTGAAG gtAAGCGTCCCTCCCTTTTTATTTGAAGCCATTTTATATGCTCCTATTGATGACACAAATAGCACAGCAAAGATTGGAAATGGaatcattttcttcactttgcaTAAAAAAGAAGTGGCCATGTGGGATTCCCTTACTCTAGCAAATG ctgACAAGGAGAAACTGCAATATCTAAGAGAGAATGCTGTTCTAAAAGCCCATGAGAAGGCAAAAGAGgagacagaagcaaaaaaagttacaaaacagGAACACAAAAAATACGCTTTGGAGGCCACAATGAAG CtagaagaagcagaaagaaaaagaattgaaaatctgaaagaaaaggaacgGCAGAAAGTCACTAAGGAGTTGGAGTtatggaaaaaacagcaaaaagatgctgagaaacaaaagaggGTACAAAAAGAAGGGGAACTATATCAAGAAGTAGAACAatcaaaggagaagaaaaaggaaaaaatgaacaaaactagGATTCCTAATGAAGGAACTTCTAAGATGGGACTCAAACCTACTAAAG GTCATGGTTCCTACagtatgttttcagaaaatttaaaggaagaacAGTTACCAGCTCCTCGCTCTGCTGCTACAATTAAAATCAACTTTACATCACGAGTGTTTCCTACAGCTCTGAGAGAATCTCGCAttgcagaagaggaggag TGGCTACGTAAACAAGCAGAAGCTCAAAGAACAATAAGTGCTGATTTGTCTGAGCTGGAGGATttaaaagaagaggagaagaatcCAGATTGGttaaaagacaaaggaaa CAAAATGTTTGCAACGGGAAACTATCTTGCAGCTGTAAATGCATATAACCTCGCAGTGCGGCTCAACAATAAGCTTCCCCTACTGTATCTGAATCGTGCTGCTTGCCACCTTAAACTGAGAAATTTACATAAAGCCATTGAAGATTCCTCTAAG GCACTAGAATTGCTGACACCACCTGTTCCTGATAATGAGAATGCTCGAGTAAAAGCATATGTGAGACGCGGAACAGCGTTTTGTCAGCTGGAATTATATACTGAAG GTCTCCAGGATTACGAAGCAGCTCTCAAGATTGATCCTAAAAATGAAACTATAGAAAAAGATGCTGTGAAGATTCGACACCTAATTCAAGGAACAACACAAGattcttaa
- the PIERCE2 gene encoding piercer of microtubule wall 2 protein yields the protein MKMTSAKKLPSNPNTEQNQSPHLPLCADPGNPVFSCMLDPKTLMINGSLTKPQVLLFKTTSSEYGAIPPVSQMVPCTYHPVDQTFSNHLLTCGSFQDSSLNTTIDRSRVYDYPNLQHTL from the coding sequence ATGAAGATGACTTCGGCCAAGAAACTGCCATCAAATCCGAACACTGAGCAAAACCAGTCTCCTCACCTGCCTCTCTGCGCAGATCCTGGCAATCCAGTGTTTTCCTGTATGCTGGACCCCAAAACACTCATGATCAATGGTTCTTTGACAAAGCCTCAGGttttactgtttaaaacaaCATCAAGCGAATACGGTGCTATACCACCTGTCTCACAGATGGTACCCTGTACTTATCATCCAGTGGATCAAACCTTTTCAAATCACTTACTCACTTGTGGGTCATTTCAAGATAGTTCTTTAAACACTACCATTGACAGAAGTAGAGTATATGACTACCCCAATTTACAGCATACTCTGTAA